Sequence from the bacterium genome:
TGCGCACAGCGTGCTGTATGTTAATTATCAAGGTGGAGCGATTACTTCATTTGTTTTATTTCGGGCGGCGCTTGTTGACGCGGTAATAATTCTTTTTTTGATTTTCATTGCCGAGATATTCAAATTGAATAAAACGTTATTTATTGTTGGTGGTGGCTTACTTGTCGCCATCGTCATTGAAATTTGGGCGATGCACATCCACCAGCGGACATACAATGCATTGATGCCGATTATTCCTATTATCAAAACAGGTTTAACGCCGACGATTCAACTTGCTGTCACGGGATTAATTACCCTTAAGCTGGCTGTTAAAAATCATATCTGATGCAGTTTTAATTTATTAAAAAGTATGTTCTAATTGACTAGACATGGACATCAAACAACAATTCACAACAGTCACACGTTTCTCAAAGTTTGTGGCGTTAACTATGCTTGTTTTGTTACCGTTTGTTGGTTTTTATATTGGGGTGAAGTTTAAAGCATCTGTGACAAACACCAGCGCGCCTATTATTGTGTCGCCAACTATTACCCCCAAAGTTTCTTCATTACCAATAGCAAGTCCAAAAGAACAAAAGCCGGTAGAGTGCACCCAAGAGGCAAAAGTTTGCCCTGATGGTTCTGCTGTCGGTCGCACTGGCCCAAACTGTGAATTTTCAGTGTGTCCTTCGAGTAAAGATATTTTAAAAGATGATTTTATAGAATGGGCGGTTTATTCTTTTGGCAACGAATACAGTATTAACATTAAGGCCGATGGGAGTTTTCTTTTTGTTGATGAAATACCGGGGGGGGGCAGAAATCTGATTCAGGATGCCAAAGAGGTGTGATATCTAAACAGATGTACGCATCAATTATGGAATTTATAGTGTCGACGGGGTTTTTTGAGGCTGTTGACCAAGAGAGTGATAGTAATATGTGCGAGAGCGGGGAAAGTTTGCAGGTTAAAATGGGAATAAGGATGAACGCGCTATCATCAACATGTTTGGGGAATTTGGCGAAGCCTCAAAATGTTACTCAAGGAATAAAAAGAAACGAAAAAATTATCACGGACGTATATGAAAAACTAAAAAGTGCGATAGATTCAGTTCAAAAAAATGTTTGTAATTAGAAGATGAATTTTTAACTCATTCCGTAGTGGATTTTGAGAAACGAAAATTTTATCAATCACGGAGCGCGCAATTTTTTGAGGGAGGGACGAATCCTTATTTGAGGAATATTGTGTTTGAATCATTATTAGTATAATATATTTTAATGTCTTCTCATAAACATCCAGACGTCGTCGTAATTGGCGGGGGACCATCTGGTATGATGGCAGCCGGGCGGGCGGGAAAGCTCGGCCATTCAGTTTTGTTGTTGGAAAAAAATCTGTCTCTCGGCAGAAAATTATTACTTACCGGCGGTGGTCGCTGTAATATCACGAATCATAAACCAACCCCGCAATTAATGATCGAAAAATATAAAGGGAGTGAAAAATATTTGTATTCTGCTTTTGCACAGTTTGGCGTGGAGGACGCGATCGAATTATTTAACCGTCTTGGGGTGGAAACAAAAGAAGAGGCGGAAGGAAGGGTTTTTCCTACCTCCGATTCTTCGCGATCGGTTTTGCAAGCACTGGTTCGTTATATGCGAGAAGGAAACGTTTTGGTGCGCACTAACGCGGGTGTTGCGGAAATTAGTATCAATGATGAAACAAAACTTTTTCACATTAAAATGAAAGATGAAAGCGAAATTATCGCGAAAGCGTGCGTTGTCGCGACCGGGGGTGTCAGCCACAAGGAAACCGGGTCGACGGGGGATGGTTTTCGCTGGTTAAAACAACTTGGTCACAACATTATCGACAATAATATGGCGCTTGTTCCGGTGGCGTTAAAAGACGATTGGGCCAAAAAAATATCCGGCGTAACGCTGGAAGATATTAAACTGACCACTTTTCAAAACAATACAAAACAAAAGTCTCAAAAAGGAAAACTTTTATTTACGCATTTTGGCATTAGCGGACCGACAATTTTAAATATGAGCAAGGGAATTGGCGAGTTATTGCAATATGGCGATGTTGTGGTGATGTTGGATCTATTTCCGGGCACAGACCACGCGGAAGTGAAAAAAAGACTGCAAGAATTATTAGTTACAGAAAGCAACAAACAGCTAAAAAATACCTTAGCGCAATTGGTTCCACTTTCATTTGTTTCTGCCATCCTAGAACTCGGAAAGATTAGCGGTGATAAAGTAAATAACAGCGTAAGTCACGAAGAAAGATTAAAAATTGTGGCGCTCACCAAGGCGATTCCACTTAACGTAAGTGGGTTGCTTGGGGCAAGCAAAGCGATTGTTTCATCAGGTGGCGTTGATCCAAAAGAAGTAGATTTTAAAACTATGGAGTCAAGGATTGTCCCAAATTTGTTTGTCACCGGTGATGTGTTAAATATTGATCGGCCATCCGGCGGGTATAGTCTACAACTTTGCTGGACAACCGGCTTTGTGGCGGGAAGCAATATATTGAAAATCAATATGTGATTTTTCCGTTCGTGATATGATTATCGCATGGGAATGGAAGGAATTAAAATAAACGTTGCTGAGGCAAATATTCAGGATCATGAACAAACAGGTGTTCAAGAAAAAAAGACCACAGAAGCGCCAGTTGAAGATTCGGGCATAAAAATTGAAAAGGAGTTGAGGTCTGGATTATTACCGGAGGCATTAAGGGAATCGTGGAAAATCGTTGATCCTGAATCGCAAGAAGCGAAAATATTTCAAGAAGAGGCGGAAAAAATTGCCATCGCTCTGTATACACCGGTACCGGGTGAGGAACATTTGCCATATTATGAGTATCGACATCACGATTTCCAAAACAACCCTGTGCGTTTTTTGCTGTCAAAGGACGAATCGCCAAACGCTTGGTTTGTGGACAAGAGTGATCCGCCAATAATTGTTTTATCGCAGGCGCTTTTTACCAAGAAAGACGAAAATGGCGAAGCGTATATTGAATCGCCCGACGATTTAGCGGCGATTATAGGCCACGAATTGACACACATGAAAATGCGAGAAGTGTATGGTGCTATCTCCAACTCCAAAGCGGAAGAAGGTTTTGCGTACTCTATGCCTCTTGTGTTAATGCGGGACCACGGAAAATCAATTGGCTTGAATCCGGAAAACGTGTTTCGTAAAAAAGGTGGCGGGGTGGGCGTCTATGAAAGACTCTGCAGAGAGCAAAAGAAAAATTTCGATTGGAATTCCTATTTTGATGTACATCCCGCTCCTGATAATATTCATTCGATAGTTTCCGATACATTGGCGTACCTTAAAAAAGAAAGAGGCACGTTGGAGCCCGATGTCCCGGCCGTTAAACCGTATGGTCGTGATAGCCGAATTATTCAATCGGTAACACGCGCGGAATTTCATTCTTTTGTTGAATCGCGACTAGAAAAGTTTCCTGGCTATGGGGAAGCCGATTTGTTACAGAAAGCAGAAATTCTTGATTCGATTTTGGGTGAAATGGGGTCGAATAAATATGATGTTCGCGTTGGTGATGTTGTTTCGGAAATTCGAAGATTACGGCCCCAAGTAAAAACTGCGGAGGACAAGCGGATAATCAGTCGCTTTGCGGATCGTGTATTAAAGATTGGCGAAGGTGGTGATATTAAATCAATGAAACGTCTTTACGGGGCGTTATGCAGTACTGTAAATCAAAAGTTTGAAAAAACTCCACTAGGAAGATTTAGAACAATTTCGCGTGAAATCAGAGAATTTATAAATGCCACGAATGATGGTTCAAATGCCGATATGTTGGCCACGGCCAGGAAATTTGTGGGTTTACTGGAGGATTCAAACGGAAACACAATCGAGCCGTTTTTGGACTCTCCATATGGTCGTTCTTTTTTGGCAGAATTGGCTTGGCCACAATTTGCATTTCCAAGTGAAGAAAAAATTGCGCGTGCCCGCAGAAGAGGAGAGGGAGTCCAAGTTGAGTGGGACTCGTTAAGAAAAATTGCGGGGGAAAAAGAAGAGGTGGCAAAAGCTTGCGCGTATTTGGGTTTGATAAGGGATCCGTTTATTCTGGCCGGTGCAATGAAACATGAAGAGCTTGCATTGAGAATAATTGGTAGCCGACTTGGGGCGAAACGGCAATTCGGTTCTATCGCGGAAATATCGTCCGGTCCAAATGATGGTCACAATAAACTTAATTCAATCCGGTTTGACGCGGATGGGCTTGCAATTGGTATTAGAAGTGAGTCAAGCGATTCCTTGATGGATAAATATGTAACCAAAGCGTTAGAAGAATGGATTGAGGGTGAATTTATTCGATCCTCTGATGATCCTGAAGCGCAACAAGAATTTATGGATAAGCTTTCGGCTGTTGAAATGATGGTATCCAAAAAACAACTGATTGGATTAGATTCCATGGAAAAGAATTTTCCGCTTTTTCTGCGTGTCAACGAGGCCTTATGGCAGGAAAGAACGGCAATTAATTTTTTTCTGAAGCGATTGAACGATCTGGGGCAAAACGGCACAATACTTGCGCGAGAGTTTTTTATGTCGGAGGTTGGGGAAAGAGTGATTCAGCAATCATTCGGTTCCTTTCCTGTTGTTGGTTATTCGACAAAAAATGAAATGGAGATGGACGAAAAGGGAGAATATCTTAATGCGAATCCTTACCTTGTTTTTATATCCAAGAGCGACAGTATTTTTTCGGCTACCGAGAAATATGAGTTATTTAATAAATATATTTTTACAAACAGAACCGGTGTTGAGGGTACGGAGTATGAAAATTTTCTAGTAGTCTGCAGTGAGCTCGATGATGAAAAGGCCAAATATTTTTGTGATTTTATAAGGCCGGTTCTTGCGGAAAACGGATTTGTTGATGATGTTGGTTCCTGGGGTGGATTAATAAAAAAAATGGGTCAAATGGGGAAAGATGACGCGTTCGGGTTGGAACAAGCTTATCTTTATAATAAATCGTTTGGTTGGTTGCAAGATAAAAATTGTCCGACCGTCCGACAGGCGGCAGATTTTCTTTCAATGGTACCGTCTGAATATATAAAAAATTCAACTTTTCAAATCTCGCTACAGGAGCAATTGCAGGAAAGATCCGGGCGTTTTGCGTCCAAAGAAATGTCCAAAATGAACTTAGATTCGGCAATTTCACTTTGGTATACGCTATCTCGGGCCGAGGTTATTTACCCCGATGTCGCGGAT
This genomic interval carries:
- a CDS encoding aminoacetone oxidase family FAD-binding enzyme; this translates as MSSHKHPDVVVIGGGPSGMMAAGRAGKLGHSVLLLEKNLSLGRKLLLTGGGRCNITNHKPTPQLMIEKYKGSEKYLYSAFAQFGVEDAIELFNRLGVETKEEAEGRVFPTSDSSRSVLQALVRYMREGNVLVRTNAGVAEISINDETKLFHIKMKDESEIIAKACVVATGGVSHKETGSTGDGFRWLKQLGHNIIDNNMALVPVALKDDWAKKISGVTLEDIKLTTFQNNTKQKSQKGKLLFTHFGISGPTILNMSKGIGELLQYGDVVVMLDLFPGTDHAEVKKRLQELLVTESNKQLKNTLAQLVPLSFVSAILELGKISGDKVNNSVSHEERLKIVALTKAIPLNVSGLLGASKAIVSSGGVDPKEVDFKTMESRIVPNLFVTGDVLNIDRPSGGYSLQLCWTTGFVAGSNILKINM
- a CDS encoding AarF/UbiB family protein → MGMEGIKINVAEANIQDHEQTGVQEKKTTEAPVEDSGIKIEKELRSGLLPEALRESWKIVDPESQEAKIFQEEAEKIAIALYTPVPGEEHLPYYEYRHHDFQNNPVRFLLSKDESPNAWFVDKSDPPIIVLSQALFTKKDENGEAYIESPDDLAAIIGHELTHMKMREVYGAISNSKAEEGFAYSMPLVLMRDHGKSIGLNPENVFRKKGGGVGVYERLCREQKKNFDWNSYFDVHPAPDNIHSIVSDTLAYLKKERGTLEPDVPAVKPYGRDSRIIQSVTRAEFHSFVESRLEKFPGYGEADLLQKAEILDSILGEMGSNKYDVRVGDVVSEIRRLRPQVKTAEDKRIISRFADRVLKIGEGGDIKSMKRLYGALCSTVNQKFEKTPLGRFRTISREIREFINATNDGSNADMLATARKFVGLLEDSNGNTIEPFLDSPYGRSFLAELAWPQFAFPSEEKIARARRRGEGVQVEWDSLRKIAGEKEEVAKACAYLGLIRDPFILAGAMKHEELALRIIGSRLGAKRQFGSIAEISSGPNDGHNKLNSIRFDADGLAIGIRSESSDSLMDKYVTKALEEWIEGEFIRSSDDPEAQQEFMDKLSAVEMMVSKKQLIGLDSMEKNFPLFLRVNEALWQERTAINFFLKRLNDLGQNGTILAREFFMSEVGERVIQQSFGSFPVVGYSTKNEMEMDEKGEYLNANPYLVFISKSDSIFSATEKYELFNKYIFTNRTGVEGTEYENFLVVCSELDDEKAKYFCDFIRPVLAENGFVDDVGSWGGLIKKMGQMGKDDAFGLEQAYLYNKSFGWLQDKNCPTVRQAADFLSMVPSEYIKNSTFQISLQEQLQERSGRFASKEMSKMNLDSAISLWYTLSRAEVIYPDVADAMLASLIGRIEALGSQDEVRKMSLAGKLMEGGHIQDPQMRKQLIGVWTESVRELNGLDENERGYVDSITMLADNLKTNKLDRAEILQTLASTLQAQDVLCRKLRSRAYEVTGESLTSTINYQIFTDAGINMIKKSTANRTATLDFLIAPLTKQSVDAYVDRCAYSLEFTGLSSAGSGGAFSISSTLEEDQGQKEYREQLAKSSLRKFYENFWAAPIDGRAILARELLISPDESLDTVDAETFDYAVSKVFSGEDKNEKEARIFLRSYIDALPKYQQHLCLGAIMSAAERRGKGEVRMGEALAYFLENMGPAETKFGQAAQSHPQVPEDIRTDLRRLKFRAGEPMRWDITQWVEETRDDLEQNYLNETGNAATITHIGDMIGSGSINVVVDLDMSDGNSYVLSLLRPNVEAKGHSGFETMRRMADNLSVQNDSRDAVQTVRELIDQANDRLVIEVDCGLAKQQYSNAKQLYAGTSVVMDGEKFEFDSADVVVAGKKYFMMQKMQGQHYIELPETTDVERQAKKKIAQAILTVELNNKLRGKFDPDRHGGNVRVSEDLHKISHFDFKSMAVNEWADEGLKEFANLLIGALTEEKTAEEFFNDLVDQERVIREEYAASGRSLDPFVAEVSKGLLTDGEYAQMLDKEDLMRVVVSALLAGIHPVLKESLLDAVEDRIPEPFKGVYFERIRPELETALETGELTQNLSDFLPYRGGNDALIKINRSFP